TCACCCGGCTCAGTCGGGCGCTCATCGCGCGGGAGCAGCCGATCCTCGCGGCGCACGGCGTGTCGATGTGGGGATACGTCGTGCTGACCGCGCTCGACGAGACACCGCTGCGCACGCAGGCGGCCCTGGCCCGCACCATCGGCGCCGACAAGACCCGGATCATCGGCGTGCTCGACGACCTGCAGGAGCGCGGCCTCATCCGACGGCAACCGGACCCGGCCGACCGGCGGGTGCACCTGCTCCGGCTCACCCCGGCCGGTCGTCGGTTGCGGACCAGCACGCAGCGGGCCATCCGGCAGGAGGAGGACCGCCTGCTCGACCGGCTGCCGGCGGCGGATCGGCAGGCGTTCCTCCGGGTGCTGCGCACCCTCGACCCACGGAGCTGACGACCACCACCCGGCGGGAGCCGGGACAGCGGGTCTCGTGCCGGTGCGCTCGCGGGCACAATGATCACCGTGCTCGCCGCCACCCGTACCCTGCTGACGTCGCTCGATCCGCTGCCGTACCGCGAACGGATGCGCCGCCTCGCCGCCTGGGCGCGCACCGCGCCCGACCGGGCGCAGGTCTGCGCCGACCTGCGTGACCAGGGCTCCTACCAGCGACACCTCGCGCTGGTCGCGGCGCAGGTGACCCGGGACGCCGACGGCATCGCCGCCGCCGCGCACGACCCGCACCCGTCGCTGCGGGGCGCCGCGCTCACCGCGGCGCTGCGGGCCGGCCTCCCGGTCGGTGGCCTGGCCGACCGCTCGGCGACGGAGCGGCGCCGGATCTACCGGGCCCTGCGCCGTCGGCACCTGCCGGCCGTCGCCGACACGCTGATCACCGAGGTCCGCGACCGGTTCGGCGACGACGAGGCCGCCACGCTGCTGCCCGCCTGCGGCACCGACACGGTACGGGCGCTGCTGCCCGACCTGGAGCACGCGGTCAGCCTCCACCGGCTGGTCCGCCGGCATTCCGGCCCCCTGCTGGACCGGGTCCGCGAACGGCTCGCCGGGGCCCCGCCCGAGCTGCGCGGCGGGATCTGGGGACGGTCCGCCGGCGCGGTGCTGCGCTGTGCTCCGGCCCAGGCCCTCGACCTGCTCGAACGGTACGCGCCGGAGGCGTCGCTGCCCGGCCCGCTCAGCGCGTACGGGGTGCTCGCGGCGTACGACGCGTTTCGCGTCGTACGGCTGCTCGGCACGCCCGGTCGCGCGGCCTGGCTGCGGCGGACCGCGCTGCCGCCCGCCCTGCTGCGTCGCCTCGCGGCGCTGCCCACCGAGGAGCTGGCGCCGCTCGCCGGCCGGTTCCGGGACCACGGTCCGGCGCTGGCGGCGCTGCTGGACGCCGTCGCACCGAGCCGGCGCGGGGAACTCCACGACCGGGCCCTGGCCGGGGTCGACCCGGCGGTGCTGATCCCGGCGGCCGAGGTCATGGAGGTGCTGCCCGCGGCCGTGCGGATCCGCGAGGCGACCCGGGTGCTGGCCCTGGCGGTGACCCGCGAGCGGGAGGCCGACGTGCGCGCCTGGAGCGCCTACCTGGCCTGGCCGGACGCGTCCGCGGCACTGGCCGGGGCGCTGCGCTCCGGCGACGCCGACGAGCGGGCGCACGGCTGGGCGCTGCTGGTGGCGGCCGCCCGCCGCACCCGCGACCCGCAGGCGGTGGCCGAGGTGGTCGACCGGCTCGGCCGGCTGCGCAACGAGCAGGACCCGGTACGCGCCGCCGCGCTCGGTGCGCTGGCGACGGTGGCCCCGGTGCTCACCGCCGGGACGGCGACCGGGTTGACGCGGCTGACCACCGACGCGGTCGAGGCCCGCGACGCCTCCGCCGCCACGACGGGTGCGCTGAGCACGCTCGCCGCCGACGTCCTGCGGCACCACGTCACCGTGCCGCCCCTGCGCGAGTGGGCACTGCTCACGATCGACCTGGTCGGCACCGGTGCGAACGTGCCGGTGCTGCGCCGCTTCGACCAGGTGCTGCGCCGCGGCCAGGAGACGGTGGTCTTCGACCGGCTGCACGGCTGGGTCGAGGCGGCCATGGCCCGCGGCCGGTACGGTCCGCTCTTCGCGCTCACCCATGCGCTCGGCCGGCGCGCCCGGCGGCTGCCGCCGTTGCAGGACCTGCTGCGGCGGGCGATCGGCCCGCGCACCCTGCCCTCGGTGGCCCGCACCGCGATCGGGCTGTGGCTCGACGACCCGCGGACCCGCGCGGAACGGGTCGCCGAGGTGCTCCGGATCGACCCGTCGACGGTGACGATCCACCAGGTGTGGGTGACGGTCTGCACGTCCCGCACCGACCTGCTCGACCGGGTGCTGGACCGCGCCCCGCGCGGCCGGTTCGTGGAACCGGGGACGCGCTGGGTGCCCGGCCCGGCGTTCCGCCCCGATCGCTGGCTGCCCCGCCAGCAGGCCCGTTTCGTGGCCCTCCAGGAGCTGGTCGTGGCCGACGCCGGGCAGGGGGTCTGGCAACGGGCGGCGGCGATCCGGGCCGCCGCCGGCGTTCCCGGCGCGGGCCGCGAGCTGGTGCTGCGCCACCTCGACGCCCCCGAGGTGCCGATCGCCGAGGCGGCGCTGACCGCGCTGGCGCAGACCGACCGGCCGGACGAGGCGCTGCCGGTGCTGCTCCGGTACGCCGACAGTGACCGGACGCGGGTGGCGCTCTTCGCGGCCGGTCGGGCCGCCCGGTTCGTCCCGCCGGCCCCGCTGGCCGAGGCGCTCGGCGCGGTGCTGACCGGCCCCGCGAAGGTCACCAGCCGGAAGGAGGCGGCGCGGTTGCTGGCCCGCTACGGGCCGCCGGAGGTGCTGGCGACGCTGCTGGCCGCGTACACCGATCCGGACGCGCACCGGGACGTGCGGGCGGCGATCGTCGCCGCCGCCCGGCGCCGGCTGGAGATCGAGGCGAGCTGGACCATCCTGCGCCGCGCGGTCGACGGCAGCCGGGAGGAGCGGCGTGCCGTCCTGTGGGCGCACCCGTACGCCATGGCGGAGCGGCACCG
This genomic interval from Micromonospora sp. CCTCC AA 2012012 contains the following:
- a CDS encoding MarR family winged helix-turn-helix transcriptional regulator, with protein sequence MYLPEVTAVPPRDQDDRPDLAAVVTRLSRALIAREQPILAAHGVSMWGYVVLTALDETPLRTQAALARTIGADKTRIIGVLDDLQERGLIRRQPDPADRRVHLLRLTPAGRRLRTSTQRAIRQEEDRLLDRLPAADRQAFLRVLRTLDPRS